From Flavobacterium sp. 102, a single genomic window includes:
- a CDS encoding cellulase family glycosylhydrolase, whose protein sequence is MKILLFKKINVVFLLLSVTSFGQGFLHRDGQNIVDGNGKNVLLRGLGIGGLMVQEGYMLKTADFAGPQYQIRQKITDLIGEKNTEEFYQVYKKNGLTKRDVDSLAAWGFNSIRLPMHYNLYTLPIEKEPIAGQNTWLLEGFQMTDDLLNWCAANKMYLILDLHAAPGGQGMDANISDYDTSKPSLWESTANQDKMVAFWRKLAERYKDNPWIGGYDIINEPNWNFSGTNKNGCDETKNEPLRALQMRITKAIREVDTNHLIIIEGNCWGNNYKGMFPLWDENIALSFHKYWSYNDMATIQEIVNYRKEYNVPIWLGETGENSNVWFKDVISLIESNNIGWAFWPMKKIENIAGVTSVKGTEGYDRLLQYWKDGKNKPSVEEAQAILMQIAENFKMENVIVKPDVIDAMFRQIQTTETKIYKKHTLPGKVFASEYDLGQINHAYFDKDVANYWVSNGGKRSEWNSGNQMRNDGVDIQKCDDVVTNGYAVSYIEEGEWMQYTFDLNTDKTLEVSIRFSAEKAGAKLYLADDNGTKLSKVISLPASGGNSKWKTFSVDTIKLKKGINKIRVHFENGDFNFNYLEFK, encoded by the coding sequence ATGAAAATTCTACTCTTTAAGAAAATCAATGTTGTCTTTTTATTGTTATCAGTGACTTCTTTCGGTCAAGGGTTTTTACATAGAGACGGACAAAATATTGTCGATGGTAATGGTAAAAATGTTCTTTTACGAGGATTAGGAATTGGCGGATTAATGGTTCAGGAAGGTTATATGTTAAAAACAGCCGATTTCGCCGGACCACAATACCAAATCAGACAAAAAATAACCGATTTAATCGGTGAAAAAAATACCGAAGAATTCTATCAAGTTTATAAAAAAAATGGACTAACCAAACGCGATGTAGATTCATTAGCCGCTTGGGGATTTAATTCTATCAGGTTACCAATGCACTACAATCTGTATACTTTACCTATCGAAAAAGAGCCGATAGCCGGACAAAACACTTGGTTGCTTGAAGGGTTTCAAATGACTGATGACTTATTGAACTGGTGTGCTGCCAACAAAATGTATCTCATTTTAGACCTTCATGCTGCGCCGGGCGGACAAGGAATGGATGCCAATATTTCGGATTATGACACTTCAAAACCATCGCTTTGGGAAAGTACAGCCAATCAAGATAAAATGGTTGCTTTTTGGAGAAAATTAGCCGAGCGCTACAAAGACAATCCTTGGATTGGAGGTTACGACATTATCAATGAACCCAATTGGAATTTTTCCGGAACCAATAAAAACGGTTGTGACGAAACTAAAAACGAACCTTTGCGTGCGTTGCAAATGAGAATCACCAAAGCCATTCGTGAAGTCGATACCAATCATCTGATTATCATTGAAGGCAATTGTTGGGGTAATAATTACAAAGGAATGTTCCCGCTATGGGATGAGAATATCGCTTTGAGTTTTCATAAATATTGGAGCTATAACGATATGGCAACCATTCAGGAAATTGTAAATTACAGAAAAGAATACAATGTTCCGATTTGGCTAGGCGAAACCGGTGAAAACTCTAATGTTTGGTTCAAAGATGTTATCAGTTTAATTGAATCGAATAATATTGGTTGGGCTTTTTGGCCAATGAAAAAAATTGAGAATATCGCCGGAGTGACTTCTGTAAAAGGAACTGAAGGTTACGACAGACTTTTGCAATATTGGAAAGATGGAAAAAACAAACCGTCAGTAGAAGAAGCCCAAGCTATTTTGATGCAAATCGCTGAGAATTTCAAAATGGAAAATGTTATTGTAAAACCGGATGTTATAGATGCGATGTTCCGACAAATACAAACTACAGAAACAAAAATCTATAAAAAACATACTTTACCCGGAAAAGTATTCGCTTCAGAATATGATTTAGGCCAAATCAATCATGCTTATTTTGACAAAGATGTAGCCAATTATTGGGTTTCCAATGGTGGAAAACGAAGCGAATGGAACAGTGGTAACCAAATGAGAAACGACGGCGTTGACATTCAAAAATGTGATGATGTAGTTACCAATGGTTATGCCGTAAGTTATATAGAAGAAGGCGAATGGATGCAATATACTTTCGATTTGAATACGGATAAAACACTTGAAGTCAGCATAAGATTTTCAGCTGAAAAAGCAGGCGCGAAACTCTATTTAGCGGATGATAACGGCACCAAACTTTCAAAAGTAATTTCGCTTCCTGCTTCGGGTGGAAATTCTAAGTGGAAAACATTCTCTGTGGATACTATAAAACTAAAAAAAGGAATAAATAAAATTAGAGTTCACTTCGAAAATGGAGATTTTAATTTCAATTATTTGGAATTTAAATAG
- a CDS encoding TonB-dependent receptor has protein sequence MFFVFIVSAQAQKTVTGSVNSGGFPLPGANVAAKGTTVETSTDIDGKFSINVPANVTKLVVSFIGYATKEVTITDGDMKVELTEESNNLDEVVINVGYGTQKKSVVTGAISKVTAKDLEKVPNGRIEQSLQGRTAGVTIAMNAGQPGAGSTVRVRGITTLNGGNNPIWVVDGVIVDPGALGAINQSDIESIEVLKDAASAIYGARSAAGVILVTTKKGKSGKMTVSYNGFEGISSPERTLSLLNATQYGAIMNERYLNGGGTGNVPYPDLGSLGKGTDWQKAIFNDNARRYSHELSLSGGGEVSNYYFSFGTQNQEGIVMPEISSYQKKNIRLNTTHKVKDWLTVGQTIAYTHQKSVGIGNTNSEYGGPLSSAIHLDPTTPIIETDPILANGIAYTNPYVIRDADGNPYGISPVVGQEMTNPLAYAKTRQGQYNWSDDFIGNVFAEVKPMKGLKFKTAMGAKLAYWGGQGFTPLYYLSPTVNNTTLNNISRVENRAFNWNIENTVIYDKVIDNHTFSALLGQGFYKDNEFYKVTSATHFGLSTNSFSEASFNDDTVIQDNKIGYAYDVAPKITSSLFARLTYDYKEKYLFTGLIRRDGSSQFGANNKYGIFPSLSAGWVLTKEDFWKENKILNTLKIRGGYGVTGNDVFDNFSYLALIGGSRNYTFGNSGAVTPGSSPGRISNPDLKWEETTLTNIGFDAKILNDFTLTVEWYNKETSGILRDNQIPGYIGAEAPPFANIADMENSGFEFELGYRKSINEFNISANANFATVRNEITNLGTNVDFYAGPGFQSMGAVTRTQVGHAYNTFYGYQTMGIFQNQEEINSYTNSSGGLIQPGAVPGDFRWKDVNGDGSITADDKKFLGSPLPKVTFGFTLNLDYKGFDFMVFAQGAAGNKIFQGLRRLDVANGNYSTEALSRWTGEGTSNSYPRLSTSDANGNFTNMSDFYLEDGDYLRFKIVQFGYSLPSTIVSKAGLQKVRLYVTAENLFTLTKYTGYDPEIGGDVFGLDRGYYPQARSIMFGANLQF, from the coding sequence ATGTTTTTTGTCTTTATTGTATCAGCCCAGGCTCAAAAAACAGTCACCGGAAGTGTTAATTCCGGAGGCTTCCCTTTACCGGGAGCCAATGTCGCAGCTAAAGGAACAACGGTAGAAACTTCTACAGATATTGATGGTAAGTTTTCCATTAATGTCCCTGCTAATGTTACAAAACTAGTTGTGTCATTTATAGGCTATGCAACTAAAGAAGTTACCATAACTGATGGTGACATGAAAGTTGAACTTACCGAAGAAAGCAACAACTTAGATGAAGTTGTGATCAACGTAGGGTATGGTACACAAAAGAAAAGTGTTGTTACAGGCGCTATCTCCAAAGTAACAGCTAAAGATTTGGAAAAAGTACCTAATGGAAGGATTGAACAATCGCTTCAAGGAAGAACAGCCGGTGTAACTATTGCTATGAATGCAGGTCAACCAGGAGCAGGATCTACGGTTCGAGTTAGAGGTATTACTACTTTGAATGGAGGAAACAATCCTATTTGGGTAGTAGACGGTGTAATTGTTGATCCGGGAGCTTTAGGGGCAATCAATCAATCCGACATCGAGTCGATTGAGGTATTAAAAGATGCCGCTTCTGCTATTTATGGAGCCAGATCTGCAGCGGGAGTAATTTTGGTTACCACTAAAAAAGGAAAATCCGGAAAAATGACGGTATCTTATAATGGATTCGAAGGTATTTCTTCTCCTGAAAGAACTTTAAGTTTGTTAAATGCAACTCAATATGGCGCTATTATGAATGAGCGTTATTTAAATGGTGGCGGAACAGGAAATGTTCCTTACCCGGATTTAGGTTCGCTTGGGAAAGGAACTGATTGGCAAAAAGCTATTTTTAATGATAATGCGAGACGTTATTCACACGAGTTAAGTTTGAGCGGAGGCGGTGAAGTGTCAAATTATTACTTTTCTTTTGGAACTCAAAATCAGGAAGGAATTGTGATGCCGGAAATTTCTAGTTATCAAAAGAAAAACATCCGTTTAAATACTACTCATAAAGTTAAAGACTGGCTTACTGTTGGTCAGACTATTGCTTATACTCATCAAAAATCAGTTGGAATTGGAAATACGAATAGTGAATACGGAGGACCTTTGAGTTCAGCTATTCACTTAGATCCAACCACGCCTATTATTGAAACAGATCCAATTTTAGCTAATGGAATAGCCTATACTAATCCATACGTAATAAGAGATGCAGATGGGAATCCTTATGGAATTTCACCTGTTGTTGGACAAGAAATGACTAATCCATTGGCTTATGCCAAAACCAGACAAGGTCAATACAACTGGTCAGACGATTTTATTGGAAATGTTTTCGCAGAAGTGAAACCAATGAAAGGATTAAAATTCAAAACGGCCATGGGAGCAAAGCTTGCTTATTGGGGTGGACAAGGATTTACACCATTGTATTATTTAAGTCCAACAGTCAACAATACTACATTGAATAACATTTCAAGAGTGGAAAACAGAGCTTTCAATTGGAATATTGAAAATACAGTTATTTATGACAAAGTGATTGATAACCATACTTTCTCAGCATTATTGGGACAAGGGTTTTACAAGGACAATGAGTTTTACAAGGTAACAAGTGCTACTCATTTTGGTTTATCAACGAATAGTTTTAGTGAAGCATCTTTTAATGATGATACTGTAATACAAGATAACAAAATAGGTTATGCCTACGATGTTGCCCCAAAAATAACCTCTTCATTATTTGCCCGTTTAACTTACGATTATAAAGAAAAATATTTGTTTACAGGACTGATTAGAAGAGACGGTTCTTCTCAATTTGGTGCCAATAATAAGTACGGAATTTTCCCTTCTTTATCAGCAGGTTGGGTTCTTACTAAAGAAGATTTCTGGAAAGAAAACAAAATCTTGAACACTTTGAAGATAAGAGGTGGATATGGAGTTACCGGTAATGATGTGTTTGATAATTTTTCTTATTTAGCACTTATTGGAGGATCACGTAACTATACTTTCGGAAATTCTGGAGCGGTAACACCGGGTTCAAGCCCGGGAAGGATTTCAAACCCTGATTTAAAATGGGAGGAAACTACTTTGACAAACATTGGTTTTGATGCCAAAATTTTAAATGATTTCACTTTAACTGTTGAATGGTATAACAAGGAAACATCAGGAATTTTAAGAGACAACCAAATTCCAGGCTATATAGGTGCTGAAGCACCACCATTTGCAAATATTGCAGATATGGAAAATTCAGGTTTTGAATTCGAATTGGGATACAGAAAATCAATCAATGAATTCAATATTTCAGCCAATGCTAACTTTGCAACGGTAAGAAATGAAATCACAAATTTGGGGACAAATGTTGATTTCTATGCAGGTCCTGGATTCCAATCTATGGGAGCTGTGACCAGAACACAAGTTGGTCATGCCTATAATACTTTCTATGGATACCAAACTATGGGAATCTTTCAAAATCAAGAAGAAATCAATTCTTACACTAACTCATCGGGAGGTTTAATTCAGCCAGGTGCAGTTCCGGGTGATTTCAGATGGAAAGATGTTAATGGTGACGGAAGTATAACTGCGGATGATAAAAAATTCTTGGGAAGTCCATTACCAAAAGTAACTTTCGGATTTACTTTAAATTTGGATTATAAAGGTTTTGATTTTATGGTTTTTGCTCAAGGAGCGGCAGGAAACAAAATTTTCCAAGGTTTACGTCGTTTGGATGTAGCTAACGGAAACTACTCAACCGAAGCTTTGAGCAGATGGACAGGTGAAGGAACTTCAAACTCATATCCAAGATTATCAACCAGTGATGCGAATGGAAACTTCACAAATATGTCTGATTTTTATTTAGAGGATGGAGATTATTTAAGATTTAAAATCGTTCAGTTTGGTTATTCTTTACCTTCTACAATTGTTAGTAAAGCAGGTTTACAAAAGGTACGTTTATATGTAACAGCTGAAAACTTATTTACTTTGACAAAATACACAGGTTATGATCCTGAAATTGGAGGAGATGTTTTTGGATTAGACAGAGGATACTATCCGCAAGCACGTTCTATCATGTTTGGAGCTAACTTACAATTCTAA
- a CDS encoding RagB/SusD family nutrient uptake outer membrane protein, giving the protein MKNNIKILAIATLASLTFASCSTEDLEVDPKGLEVESNYYQNEAEAFSGLVSVYDLMRKNSGGFENMITMFNAGSDDHYAGGGNSSDGAGIQSFSNYTINTNTVPDSYFSDYYRGIYRANLLLVKLPNVPMPDATKARFAAEAKVLRAFYYFNLVRMFKNVPLILEPLSASQFYSVTQAAPADVYAQIELDITESIANLPVTVNVSSDGGRLTQGSARAILGKVYLYQGKNSQAAAELAQVNGTPGGTSQYGYSLVANFNDLWNFSNRFNSESVLEVSHSAQGSSWGTWGGNQDEGNTVNQMVGPRSYVRLNPAFAPDLPSGWSFNVFTEDFYTFMQGDPRFNATILDLKALKQAGHADYIGAYQDTGYFLNKFMPKQSDVYSGPGDAVLNFKQNTYAIRLADTYLMEAEALGATGARAQALLDAVRGRVGLGSVPVSLTAIKNERRRELAGEGHRWFDLVRWGDAPTVLASRGFVAGKNEILPIPARELEGTQLVQNPIY; this is encoded by the coding sequence ATGAAAAATAACATAAAAATTTTAGCAATAGCAACATTAGCATCCTTGACGTTTGCCTCTTGTAGTACAGAAGATTTAGAGGTTGATCCAAAGGGATTGGAAGTTGAAAGCAATTATTACCAAAACGAAGCAGAAGCTTTCAGTGGTTTGGTTTCAGTATATGATTTGATGAGGAAAAATTCCGGTGGTTTCGAAAATATGATAACCATGTTTAATGCAGGATCAGATGATCATTATGCTGGCGGTGGTAACTCATCAGATGGTGCCGGTATACAATCATTTTCAAATTATACAATCAATACCAATACTGTACCGGACAGTTATTTTAGTGATTATTACAGAGGAATTTACAGAGCCAATCTTTTGTTGGTAAAATTACCGAATGTACCAATGCCTGATGCGACTAAAGCGAGATTTGCAGCTGAAGCCAAAGTATTAAGAGCATTTTATTACTTCAACTTGGTGAGAATGTTTAAAAATGTTCCTTTGATTTTGGAACCGCTTTCTGCCTCTCAGTTTTATTCAGTTACCCAAGCAGCTCCGGCTGATGTTTACGCTCAGATTGAATTAGATATCACAGAATCTATCGCAAATTTGCCGGTAACCGTAAATGTTTCCAGTGATGGGGGTCGTTTGACTCAAGGATCTGCCCGAGCCATTCTCGGTAAAGTATATTTGTACCAAGGTAAGAATTCTCAGGCTGCTGCTGAGTTGGCTCAAGTTAACGGAACTCCGGGAGGAACAAGTCAATATGGTTATAGCTTAGTAGCTAATTTCAATGACTTGTGGAACTTTTCTAACAGATTCAATTCTGAGTCAGTATTAGAAGTTTCTCATTCTGCTCAAGGCTCTTCTTGGGGAACTTGGGGAGGAAATCAAGATGAAGGAAATACCGTAAATCAAATGGTAGGTCCAAGAAGTTATGTGAGATTAAATCCAGCATTCGCTCCTGATCTTCCATCAGGATGGAGTTTCAATGTTTTCACAGAAGACTTTTATACTTTCATGCAAGGCGATCCAAGATTTAATGCTACAATATTAGATTTGAAAGCACTAAAACAAGCAGGACATGCAGATTACATTGGTGCTTATCAAGATACAGGCTATTTCCTTAACAAGTTCATGCCTAAACAATCAGATGTTTATTCAGGTCCCGGTGATGCAGTTTTGAATTTCAAACAAAACACTTACGCAATCCGATTGGCGGATACTTATCTAATGGAAGCAGAAGCTTTAGGGGCGACTGGTGCAAGAGCTCAAGCTTTATTAGATGCAGTTAGAGGCAGAGTTGGTTTAGGATCAGTTCCGGTATCTTTAACGGCTATCAAAAACGAAAGAAGAAGAGAATTAGCAGGTGAAGGACACAGATGGTTTGATTTAGTACGTTGGGGTGATGCGCCAACTGTATTGGCTAGCAGAGGGTTTGTGGCAGGGAAAAATGAAATCCTACCCATTCCGGCAAGAGAATTAGAAGGTACTCAATTAGTTCAAAACCCTATTTATTAA
- a CDS encoding glycoside hydrolase family 30 beta sandwich domain-containing protein: MIKFNKIKIFFFASILGFLTSCAQSSDASSPDPDPTPITNDVSFWLTKGNGTVKLEKQTAILGFNNNNNVYPNIEVNDTQTFQTVDGFGYTLTGGSVQVMNQLSVSKRQELLQELFGSSINSISVNYLRISIGASDLNSTVFTYDDMPAGQTDVNLTNFSLAPDAQLIQMLKDILQINPNIKIMATPWSPPVWMKDNGSSIGGSLLPQYYGVYAQYFVKYIQAMQAEGIRIDAVTPQNEPLHPGNNPSLLMLATEQAAFIKNNLGPAFQAAGITTKIVAYDHNCDNPQYPMTVLSDSGANAFIDGSAFHLYAGDISALTTVRNAFPAKNLYFTEQYTASTGSFDGDLKWHLKNVIIGSMRNWSKTALEWNLANDATFGPHTNGGCTTCKGAITVTGNFSYERNVGYYIIAHASKFVPAGSVRIASTQSGSLYNVAFKTPEGKKVLIVENDGATPAVFNIKYNAKWVAVSLEAGSVGTFVW; the protein is encoded by the coding sequence ATGATAAAATTTAATAAAATAAAGATTTTTTTCTTTGCCTCAATCCTAGGTTTTTTAACCAGTTGTGCTCAATCATCGGATGCTTCAAGTCCGGATCCCGATCCAACACCTATAACTAATGATGTCAGTTTTTGGCTTACCAAAGGCAACGGTACAGTTAAGTTAGAAAAGCAAACTGCAATACTCGGATTCAACAACAATAATAATGTTTATCCGAATATTGAAGTAAATGATACTCAAACTTTCCAAACTGTTGACGGCTTTGGCTATACTTTAACCGGCGGAAGCGTTCAGGTAATGAATCAATTGTCTGTTTCCAAAAGACAAGAACTTTTACAAGAACTTTTTGGTTCTTCCATCAACTCCATTTCGGTAAATTATTTGAGAATTAGCATTGGTGCTTCTGATTTGAACAGCACGGTTTTCACTTATGATGATATGCCTGCCGGACAAACTGATGTAAATCTGACCAATTTCAGTCTTGCTCCGGATGCGCAATTAATCCAAATGCTTAAAGATATTCTGCAAATCAATCCCAATATCAAAATCATGGCTACACCATGGTCACCACCAGTTTGGATGAAAGACAATGGAAGTTCCATAGGCGGAAGTTTATTACCGCAATATTATGGTGTTTATGCTCAATATTTTGTAAAATATATACAAGCAATGCAAGCAGAAGGAATTCGCATAGATGCTGTAACGCCTCAAAATGAACCCTTACATCCCGGAAATAATCCAAGTTTATTGATGTTGGCCACAGAACAAGCTGCTTTTATAAAAAATAATTTAGGACCTGCATTTCAAGCTGCTGGAATTACCACTAAGATTGTTGCCTATGATCATAATTGTGACAATCCTCAATATCCGATGACTGTGTTATCAGATTCAGGAGCCAATGCTTTTATTGATGGTTCGGCATTTCATTTATATGCCGGAGATATTTCTGCTTTAACGACTGTTCGCAATGCATTTCCAGCAAAAAATTTATACTTCACAGAGCAATATACTGCCTCAACCGGAAGTTTTGACGGAGATTTGAAATGGCATTTAAAAAATGTGATTATTGGCTCAATGCGAAACTGGAGTAAAACAGCACTTGAATGGAATTTGGCCAACGACGCCACATTCGGACCTCATACAAATGGCGGTTGCACCACTTGTAAAGGTGCTATTACAGTAACGGGGAATTTTAGCTACGAGAGAAACGTAGGCTATTATATTATTGCCCATGCTTCAAAATTTGTACCGGCAGGTTCAGTTAGAATTGCCTCAACACAATCAGGAAGCTTATACAATGTTGCCTTTAAAACACCCGAAGGGAAAAAAGTCCTAATCGTTGAAAATGACGGAGCAACACCGGCAGTATTTAATATCAAGTACAATGCAAAATGGGTTGCAGTTTCGTTAGAAGCTGGTTCTGTTGGAACGTTTGTTTGGTAA
- a CDS encoding glycoside hydrolase family 16 protein — protein MKYNLALKRTGFLFSLLAVFTLLFISCSSGGSDGEENTLPTNLVVNSVIVGANASNPNGDGSGVVNFTVSADNATSYKILIGTDVINTTTGVFSHTFTQSGTNSYTIYVSAYNGAQFISTSVVITVFVTTTLAWSDEFNTDGPPDSSKWTFETGAGGWGNNELQHYTNRPENVTVQNGVLKIKLIKESYNGSNYTSARIVTKNKYEFQYGRVDIRAKLPAGGGTWPALWMLGSDINTNPWPGCGEIDIMEHVGNNLNRIYGTLHHPGHSGGNADGGSVVISDATTQFHIYSCEWSATNIKFYVDNVLFYTFNNNSNLPFNKPFFFIFNCAMGGNFGGAVDPNFTSATLEVDYVHVYH, from the coding sequence TTGAAGTATAATCTTGCGTTGAAAAGGACTGGTTTTTTATTTAGCCTTTTAGCTGTGTTTACATTGTTGTTTATCAGTTGTAGTAGTGGCGGAAGTGATGGTGAAGAAAATACATTGCCAACAAACTTAGTCGTTAATTCTGTGATAGTTGGAGCAAACGCCTCTAATCCAAATGGAGACGGAAGTGGTGTCGTCAATTTTACAGTTTCGGCTGATAATGCTACATCCTATAAAATTTTAATTGGTACCGATGTTATTAACACAACAACAGGTGTATTCAGTCATACATTCACCCAATCAGGAACTAATAGCTATACAATTTATGTTTCTGCTTATAATGGTGCTCAATTTATTTCAACCTCAGTAGTAATAACCGTTTTTGTTACAACTACATTGGCTTGGAGTGACGAGTTTAATACTGATGGTCCACCGGACAGTTCAAAATGGACTTTTGAAACCGGCGCCGGAGGTTGGGGTAATAATGAATTACAACATTATACCAACAGACCTGAGAATGTTACCGTTCAAAATGGTGTTTTAAAAATTAAGCTTATCAAAGAATCATACAACGGAAGTAATTATACTTCTGCCAGAATTGTTACCAAAAACAAATATGAATTTCAATATGGAAGAGTAGATATCAGAGCAAAACTTCCTGCAGGTGGTGGTACTTGGCCAGCCCTTTGGATGCTAGGTTCTGATATAAATACAAACCCTTGGCCGGGTTGTGGTGAAATTGATATTATGGAACATGTGGGTAATAATCTCAACAGAATCTATGGTACTTTACACCATCCGGGTCATTCAGGTGGAAATGCTGATGGCGGCAGTGTAGTCATTAGCGATGCAACTACTCAGTTTCATATTTATTCTTGTGAATGGTCTGCTACAAACATTAAGTTTTATGTGGATAACGTATTGTTTTACACCTTTAACAACAATAGCAATCTACCATTCAACAAGCCTTTTTTCTTTATTTTCAATTGTGCTATGGGTGGAAATTTTGGCGGCGCAGTCGATCCGAATTTCACTTCAGCCACACTTGAAGTTGACTATGTTCATGTTTATCATTAA
- a CDS encoding glycoside hydrolase family 30 beta sandwich domain-containing protein — protein sequence MKKVILVMLMLSVSAFAQKKPKSKPLPFSTKNKTVTVYTTADSTNLKLTQTDNLQFKELKQPLETQICIFVNPDKTYQTFVGIGGAITDASAEVFAKLSPEKQQEFLNAYFSKENGIGYTLLRTNMNSCDFSSGSYTYIQDGDKELKTFDIQPDKKFKLPMIKKAMAMIGNKASFYISPWSPPAFMKDNKDMLHGGKLLPEYRQSWANYYVKYINALQNEGIPVWGLTIQNEPMAKQIWESCIFSAEDERDFLKNYLGPTLQKAGLGDKKITVWDHNRDLLLQRATAILEDPEASKYVWGIGFHWYESWSGGEQMYDNVGKVNELYPSKKLMFTEGCVEKFDANKYQLWQNGQRYGKSMINDFNNGTVAWTDWNILLDQNGGPNHVKNFCFAPIHGDTNTGELIYTPSYYFIGHFSKFIDKGAKRVSSAASRSQLLTTSFINNDGKVVTVVMNQSNLKITYNLCIGTTASEVTILPNAIQTLVY from the coding sequence ATGAAAAAAGTAATATTAGTAATGTTGATGCTTTCAGTTTCTGCTTTTGCACAAAAAAAGCCGAAATCAAAACCATTACCATTTTCAACAAAAAACAAAACTGTTACTGTATACACTACTGCAGACAGTACCAATTTAAAATTGACTCAAACGGATAATTTACAGTTTAAAGAGTTGAAACAACCCTTGGAAACGCAGATTTGTATCTTTGTAAATCCTGATAAAACGTATCAAACATTTGTTGGTATTGGCGGAGCAATTACCGATGCAAGTGCGGAAGTGTTTGCCAAATTATCTCCCGAAAAACAGCAAGAATTCTTAAACGCTTATTTCTCTAAAGAGAATGGAATTGGTTATACTTTGTTGAGAACCAATATGAACAGCTGCGATTTTAGTTCAGGTTCTTATACTTACATTCAGGACGGCGATAAAGAGTTAAAGACTTTTGACATTCAACCCGACAAAAAGTTCAAATTGCCAATGATCAAAAAAGCCATGGCAATGATTGGAAACAAAGCCTCATTTTATATCAGTCCGTGGTCGCCACCGGCTTTTATGAAGGATAACAAAGACATGTTACACGGTGGAAAATTATTACCTGAATACCGTCAGTCTTGGGCAAATTATTACGTGAAATATATCAATGCATTACAAAATGAAGGCATTCCGGTTTGGGGTTTAACCATTCAAAACGAACCGATGGCCAAACAAATTTGGGAGTCTTGTATTTTCTCTGCTGAGGATGAAAGAGATTTTCTTAAAAATTATTTGGGACCAACATTGCAAAAAGCAGGTTTAGGTGATAAAAAAATAACCGTTTGGGATCACAACAGAGATTTATTATTACAAAGAGCGACGGCAATTTTGGAAGATCCTGAAGCCAGTAAATATGTTTGGGGAATAGGTTTTCATTGGTACGAAAGTTGGAGCGGTGGTGAACAAATGTATGATAATGTTGGTAAGGTAAACGAACTTTATCCATCCAAAAAATTAATGTTTACCGAAGGTTGTGTAGAAAAATTTGATGCCAATAAGTACCAATTATGGCAAAATGGTCAACGTTACGGAAAATCAATGATCAACGATTTTAATAATGGAACGGTAGCTTGGACCGACTGGAATATTCTGTTAGACCAAAATGGTGGGCCAAATCACGTGAAAAATTTCTGTTTTGCACCAATACATGGTGATACCAATACCGGCGAATTGATTTATACCCCTAGCTACTATTTTATTGGTCACTTTTCAAAATTCATTGATAAAGGCGCTAAAAGAGTTAGCAGCGCGGCCAGTAGAAGTCAGTTATTGACCACTTCTTTTATCAATAATGACGGAAAGGTCGTAACGGTTGTGATGAACCAAAGTAATTTGAAAATCACTTATAATTTATGCATCGGCACTACTGCCAGTGAAGTGACTATTTTACCAAATGCTATTCAGACATTAGTTTACTAA